In one Pseudomonas fitomaticsae genomic region, the following are encoded:
- a CDS encoding DUF6124 family protein, with translation MFKVTPNPPLTEPTTLPDPTSLPDPTSPYECPGSKRFNEAAERALNYHLGPITAHIMAAPYKPNTLYQAHPEADTESLLVDASESLGSATVMLNNHVALVEGSHRKTLQGIAQIVMIAEMAVNRALDKVVPTD, from the coding sequence ATGTTCAAGGTAACGCCAAACCCACCACTCACCGAACCCACAACCCTCCCGGATCCAACATCCCTCCCGGATCCAACATCCCCCTACGAATGCCCCGGCTCGAAACGCTTCAACGAAGCCGCCGAACGCGCCCTCAATTATCATCTGGGCCCCATCACCGCCCACATCATGGCCGCGCCCTACAAACCCAACACCCTCTATCAGGCTCATCCCGAAGCCGACACCGAATCCCTGCTGGTGGACGCCAGCGAATCCCTCGGCTCCGCCACCGTCATGCTCAACAATCATGTGGCGCTGGTCGAGGGCAGCCACCGCAAAACCCTGCAAGGCATCGCCCAAATCGTAATGATCGCCGAAATGGCCGTTAACCGTGCGCTGGACAAGGTCGTGCCGACGGATTGA
- a CDS encoding phosphatase PAP2 family protein: MKSRFYAYNFGIPLLCAAVVFLMFDMTNIDIAFSNLLFDPLTNTFPLDKIHFFEKLTHKWARIIPNWTAEIALIGAMLSFVWPLVKPQKHPRLGGFLERCKVAPVLRFAADHRRDFLFVVVAFAVCTGVIHFLKAHTSVYCPIETTLYGGKMPHIEWYNNFQLFHEAGEGRCWPGGHASGGFTMLALYFVARRYQWRFSSALLWGSLLLGFVYGTTRVLQGWHYMSHTFWAGIFVWLACLLTALAFYGRARLELLVLSKRERKVFGAQPEASL; encoded by the coding sequence ATGAAATCCCGCTTTTATGCTTACAACTTCGGCATCCCGCTGCTCTGCGCAGCCGTGGTTTTTCTGATGTTCGACATGACCAACATCGACATCGCCTTCAGCAATTTGCTGTTCGATCCGCTGACCAACACGTTCCCGCTCGACAAGATCCACTTCTTCGAAAAACTGACCCACAAGTGGGCGCGGATCATTCCGAACTGGACGGCGGAAATCGCCTTGATCGGCGCCATGCTGTCGTTTGTCTGGCCGCTGGTGAAACCGCAGAAACATCCGCGTCTGGGCGGTTTTCTCGAGCGCTGCAAAGTCGCGCCGGTGCTGCGCTTTGCCGCCGATCACCGTAGGGATTTTCTGTTTGTGGTGGTGGCTTTCGCGGTCTGCACCGGGGTGATCCATTTCCTCAAGGCGCACACCAGCGTTTACTGCCCGATCGAAACCACGCTGTACGGCGGAAAGATGCCGCACATCGAGTGGTACAACAATTTCCAGCTGTTCCACGAAGCGGGTGAAGGGCGTTGCTGGCCGGGCGGTCATGCCTCGGGTGGCTTCACCATGCTGGCGCTGTATTTCGTGGCGCGTCGTTACCAGTGGCGCTTTTCCAGCGCATTGCTGTGGGGCTCGCTGCTGCTCGGTTTTGTCTACGGCACCACGCGGGTCCTACAGGGCTGGCACTACATGTCCCACACATTCTGGGCCGGGATCTTCGTGTGGCTGGCGTGTTTGCTGACGGCGTTGGCGTTCTATGGACGGGCTCGTCTGGAATTGCTGGTGTTGAGCAAGCGAGAGCGGAAGGTGTTCGGCGCACAGCCTGAGGCTTCTCTCTAA
- the rimJ gene encoding ribosomal protein S5-alanine N-acetyltransferase produces the protein MPLLTLPCQRLTLAVLDPDQATLESAFYQRNQRHLAPWSPIRTTDYFSTEQIRRRLEIQASAFEAGLAVHMALLTPDGAQMIGACNFSGIIRGAFQACYLGYHIDEAHQGKGLMQEALEAAIAYMFETQNLHRIMANYIPGNERSARLLERLGFEREGYAKAYLNIAGRWQDHVLTARVNPRFETSEQRWSRPLS, from the coding sequence GTACTCGACCCGGATCAAGCGACGCTGGAAAGCGCGTTCTACCAGCGCAATCAACGCCATCTCGCGCCGTGGTCACCGATTCGCACCACCGACTATTTCTCCACCGAACAGATCCGCCGACGCCTTGAAATACAGGCCAGCGCCTTCGAAGCCGGGCTGGCGGTGCATATGGCGTTGCTGACCCCGGACGGCGCGCAGATGATCGGGGCCTGCAATTTCAGCGGGATCATTCGCGGTGCGTTTCAGGCGTGTTATCTGGGTTATCACATCGACGAGGCACATCAGGGCAAGGGGTTGATGCAGGAAGCGCTGGAGGCGGCCATCGCCTATATGTTCGAGACCCAGAACCTGCACCGGATCATGGCCAATTACATTCCCGGCAATGAACGCAGCGCCCGGTTGCTGGAGCGCCTCGGGTTCGAGCGTGAAGGCTATGCCAAGGCGTACCTGAACATTGCCGGGCGCTGGCAGGATCATGTGCTGACGGCGCGGGTCAATCCGCGTTTCGAAACGTCGGAGCAACGCTGGTCACGACCGCTGTCCTGA
- the pmrG gene encoding lipopolysaccharide core heptose(II)-phosphate phosphatase PmrG produces the protein MELRLSLFGVKRSIDLSGLARFRNTWVVLAASALVIPLTLWLLAPAAVPDLAHGNVAGAQALKDGWNKGEIIVLVRHVERCDHSKAPCLSGNDGITDRSRSVAVSVGAQFEQLGLDKADVYNSPMVRTVQTAGYMFNKAATGEDWLISCKGRMLQDALAHKVPGRNLILVTHSECMAQLEKDLKVPASTLGYGASLFVSAASPAAPQMLGFIEASDWRTVTTQ, from the coding sequence GTGGAATTGAGACTGAGTCTGTTCGGCGTCAAGCGCTCGATTGATCTGAGCGGTCTGGCCCGTTTTCGAAACACCTGGGTGGTCTTGGCGGCGTCGGCGCTGGTGATTCCGCTGACCCTGTGGCTGCTCGCCCCGGCGGCGGTGCCTGACCTTGCCCACGGCAACGTGGCCGGGGCACAGGCGCTGAAGGACGGCTGGAACAAAGGCGAAATCATCGTGCTGGTGCGCCATGTCGAGCGCTGCGACCACTCGAAAGCCCCGTGCTTGAGTGGCAATGATGGCATCACCGATCGTTCGCGCAGTGTTGCGGTGAGCGTCGGCGCGCAGTTCGAGCAGTTGGGTCTGGACAAGGCCGACGTCTACAACAGCCCGATGGTGCGCACGGTGCAGACCGCCGGCTACATGTTCAACAAGGCGGCGACCGGCGAAGACTGGCTGATCAGTTGCAAGGGCCGGATGCTGCAGGACGCGCTCGCGCACAAAGTCCCGGGACGCAACCTGATTCTGGTAACCCACAGCGAATGCATGGCGCAGCTGGAAAAAGACCTCAAGGTGCCGGCCTCGACTCTCGGTTACGGCGCATCGCTGTTTGTTTCCGCCGCCAGCCCGGCGGCCCCACAGATGCTCGGCTTCATTGAAGCCTCCGACTGGCGCACGGTGACCACCCAATGA
- a CDS encoding methyl-accepting chemotaxis protein, whose translation MGVTLRDLISGIRDGVTQIASAAEELSAVTEQTSAGVNSQKVETDQVATAMHEMTATVQEVARNAEEASQAAAAADGEAREGDKVVNEAIAQIERLASEVVRSTEAMSVLQQESDKIGSVMDVIKAVAEQTNLLALNAAIEAARAGEAGRGFAVVADEVRGLAQRTQKSTEEIEGLVAGLQNGTQQVSAVMNNSRALTDSSVALTRKAGDSLENITRTVSNIQSMNQQIAAAAEQQSAVAEEISRSIINVRDVSEQTAAASDETAKSSVELARLGGQLQQMVSHFRV comes from the coding sequence ATGGGCGTGACCCTGCGCGACCTGATCAGCGGCATCCGCGACGGCGTGACCCAGATCGCCAGCGCCGCCGAAGAACTGTCCGCCGTGACCGAACAGACCAGCGCCGGCGTGAACAGCCAGAAGGTCGAGACCGATCAGGTGGCCACTGCGATGCACGAAATGACTGCCACCGTGCAGGAAGTCGCGCGCAACGCCGAAGAAGCCTCGCAAGCCGCAGCCGCCGCTGACGGCGAAGCCCGCGAAGGCGACAAAGTGGTGAACGAAGCCATCGCCCAGATCGAGCGTCTGGCCAGCGAAGTGGTGCGTTCCACCGAAGCCATGAGCGTGCTGCAACAGGAAAGCGACAAGATCGGCAGCGTCATGGACGTGATCAAGGCCGTCGCCGAACAGACCAACCTGCTGGCCCTCAACGCCGCCATCGAAGCCGCCCGTGCCGGTGAAGCCGGTCGTGGTTTTGCCGTGGTCGCCGACGAAGTCCGTGGTCTGGCCCAGCGCACGCAGAAATCCACCGAGGAAATCGAAGGCCTGGTGGCCGGTCTGCAGAACGGCACTCAGCAAGTCTCGGCCGTGATGAACAACAGCCGCGCCCTGACCGACAGCAGCGTCGCCCTGACCCGCAAGGCCGGCGACTCCCTGGAAAACATCACCCGCACGGTGTCGAACATCCAGTCGATGAACCAGCAGATCGCCGCAGCCGCCGAACAACAAAGCGCCGTGGCCGAAGAAATCAGCCGCAGCATCATCAACGTCCGCGACGTGTCGGAACAGACGGCGGCGGCGAGTGATGAGACAGCCAAGTCCAGCGTTGAACTGGCGCGGTTGGGTGGGCAGTTGCAGCAGATGGTGAGTCATTTCCGCGTGTAA
- a CDS encoding ArnT family glycosyltransferase, with protein sequence MSRAASSLLLLAALLFFFALGNHQLQGSTEARVAGIAMEMHLDNDWVTPRLFGEPFLEKPPLSLWLDAGALRVFGVSPWAVRLASAVAGLLSVMLLYAMLRRFERPKAIAWTAGILLATMASYWSNVRGVGEDALLALGVTTALLAFFQAQRESTFGNSLLFAVGIAIATLSKGVLGLAMPGVVIFAFLLADNLMDKRFKLTDWLRPGLLTLVGLIPLMIWLAVLYQRGGVQAVSEVLLTNSVGRFSGSFVEAGHYEPFYYYLAKLPQAFLPWNILVYLGLWHFRKDLKANRYLLFFSLWIIAQFILLTLASSKRTVYLMSMTPAAAVIAAEYAGVLFDRLKDHKNGFVGRIARHRQTLAAGILTIVIASYLGAAQWALPNADKHLSFLPLTEHIQSLQASGSQVALFQANERVGGASVFYTRSVLKGLDTDAQLRDFLSASPSNIAVISGDSEPAAPLKVQKTMMVGRQAYYFVGY encoded by the coding sequence ATGTCGCGTGCCGCCTCTTCCCTGCTTCTGCTTGCCGCTCTGCTGTTCTTTTTCGCCCTTGGCAACCATCAACTGCAAGGCTCCACCGAGGCCCGGGTTGCGGGCATTGCGATGGAAATGCACCTGGACAACGACTGGGTGACACCGCGCCTGTTCGGCGAGCCTTTCCTTGAAAAACCGCCCCTGAGCCTGTGGCTGGACGCCGGCGCCCTGCGCGTTTTTGGCGTCTCACCCTGGGCAGTGCGACTGGCGTCGGCGGTGGCCGGGTTGCTCAGCGTGATGCTGCTGTACGCCATGTTGCGCCGCTTCGAACGCCCGAAGGCCATCGCCTGGACGGCGGGGATTCTGCTGGCGACCATGGCCAGTTACTGGAGCAACGTGCGCGGGGTCGGCGAGGATGCGTTGCTCGCCCTCGGCGTGACCACGGCACTGTTGGCGTTCTTCCAGGCACAACGAGAATCAACCTTCGGCAATTCGTTGCTGTTTGCCGTCGGGATTGCCATCGCCACGCTGAGCAAAGGCGTGCTCGGCCTGGCGATGCCGGGTGTGGTGATTTTCGCTTTTCTGCTGGCCGACAACCTGATGGACAAGCGCTTCAAACTGACGGACTGGCTGCGTCCGGGTTTGCTGACCCTTGTCGGCCTGATCCCGTTGATGATCTGGCTCGCCGTGCTCTATCAACGCGGTGGCGTCCAAGCGGTCAGCGAAGTGTTGCTGACCAACAGCGTAGGACGTTTCAGCGGATCGTTCGTCGAAGCTGGGCACTACGAGCCGTTTTACTACTACCTCGCCAAGCTGCCGCAGGCATTTCTGCCCTGGAACATTCTGGTGTACCTGGGCTTGTGGCATTTTCGCAAGGATCTGAAGGCCAACCGTTACCTGCTGTTTTTCAGCCTGTGGATCATCGCGCAGTTCATCCTGCTGACCCTGGCCTCAAGCAAACGCACGGTGTACCTGATGTCGATGACACCCGCAGCGGCAGTGATAGCAGCGGAATATGCGGGCGTGCTGTTCGACAGGTTGAAGGATCACAAGAACGGTTTTGTCGGACGCATCGCCCGTCACCGTCAGACACTGGCGGCGGGGATACTGACGATTGTCATCGCCAGCTATCTAGGTGCCGCGCAATGGGCACTGCCGAACGCCGATAAGCACCTGTCGTTCCTGCCGCTGACCGAACACATCCAGTCGCTGCAAGCGAGCGGCAGTCAGGTCGCACTGTTTCAAGCCAACGAACGCGTCGGCGGCGCCAGCGTGTTCTATACCCGCAGCGTCCTCAAGGGCCTGGATACCGATGCACAGCTACGGGATTTTCTCAGTGCATCGCCATCGAACATCGCCGTGATATCGGGAGACAGCGAACCCGCCGCCCCGCTGAAAGTCCAAAAGACCATGATGGTCGGGCGTCAGGCGTATTACTTCGTGGGCTATTGA